gtagattTCTATTTGTTAATAGGAAAGGGTAATCAAACTCCGAAATTCAGTTGTCAACAATTTGTATTTTCGCACCTTAGgtgattttcatatttaataaaaatttctttttctcttaTATACACATTAAATCGAAATTTAGTCAgtgtatttacaaatatattaaatagaaTTTAGTAAAAATTAGTGAGATTTAACAATAGCTACTTACTTATGCTAAACATATTTTAGAACATCAACAACATCTTTCACTCTGGTGAAATAGAAAGAtggcttaaaataataaccgTAATTACAAAAATTCGTTAAGATTTCGCACCCATTTTCTAGGTATCATGTGAACACTATATCATGTAAACCATGATAGTTTATATGATATAAATCGGTATTCGTTTTAGAAAAATTCGCTAAGATCTAGATAGTAACATGAGATGTGATAGGTATGATGCACTCTATCGCAACGCTGATTGTTACGCACCTAACAATGTAAAACTTCGTTTCTTGGACACTGGTCGCGCGACGAGAGGATTGCGACCCTCCAACAAGCGGCAAGTCGCAATTCAACTCGCTTCCTAAACAAACATCGTATATCAATAACTTTAACGCGATGCAACATTACGTAAAAGTTTAGAATTTAGTCTTCTCCGTTTCAATTGTCACTCGTTTGAttaacatgttttatttaaaaacctatCTACGCTAGCCTTGCCTATCGGAGACTTCGTCTCTGTATAAcagtaaaaacattataaactcGAACAATCTTGCCATGTACAGAAATGTATGGTCGCGTTAGTTTTACTGACGAACACGAGTACAGGTCACAAAGTTCCTGCACTTTATGCAACAATATTGAAAGCTGAACTACTGGGAACGATATCATTaggttttagaatttttgttagACTTATTGCACTTAGGGTACCCGTATGAATGGCACCTAGTCTATTCTAAGAACGGTACATCAGGAGCACAGTTGATTTACGTGGactaatatttacttttatttttgtccaaCAAAAGCATCAGTAAGATACAGCTGCCTACTGTTGGGATACGGGTGTTCCAATTGGAATAAGTCTTTTTTACACTAAAATTTGTGCGTTTCTTCCAGAGTAGGACTAGATACTATTATGTTATACAAATtcgaaattgtttttttcgtTCCCAAGTCCAGCGAGTTAGTAATATTATTGTCCGATATCTTAAATTCATAACGACCAACATTATTGAAAGGCTCACCCTGTTGTGTATTTATCACTGCTTGTTTGGTGATGACATTGTAACAATTGCTattggtttttatttcttgcgATTGCACATTTGTTTCCAAAACATCAtcttattctaaaataaagatGAATAACATGGTGATTCAACACATGAAACTAGTAATTACAATAGAATGTATCATTAAAggcaattttaaatctaaCATTCACTTATAAAACATCTGGTTGTGCACAATTTTGTActtacaatgaaataaaatcacatctataaTGGGTATCTACATGATTGCGAATGAGTTTTTATTAAACGACAGGGTTTTCTTTCACAACGAGATTACCAATAAGTTGTCGTAAATTAGACCGTGCCAAAGGGGTCTGGTCAGGGTAGACTGGCCAACACAGGTACGCTATCGTTGTGGGAAAACCCGTAAAAGCCAGTTACTGGCCGCTTTATTCCCATCTACAGGAAcgttaaaaaacataatcacAGTAACTGATTCTACACTTTAGAAACCAATCTTACAGGTAATTTATATCTACAAAACTTAtgagtattataaataaagagaCTTCACTATAGGTACtcgaaataattaatattgattaagAGATCATAATTTACCGCCAGACACTATAACTAGATTAGTCTATAATACGCAcgttacaaaaatatgtatatgccaCTGGGTAAGAATAGGATAGTGAACAGTAGAATAACAAGTGCGATAATGCAAAGAGAGCTCTCAAGACCAAcgataataaatataggtaacggaggtataaaaagtaagaatGTTAATAGTTtcgtaaaaagaaaagataaattgagcaaattttgttaaaatgaaTCATTTGAGCAAGAAAGACAGCTGCTGTCTAGAACTAAATaatgttctatttttatacaaaagagatagatataaaaaaaaatattaacaatagcCGACAATCTCACACTCCCATTTTTACTTCAATTCGactagaaatataataaaataattataagttatCCCTTATTTAGCAGTCGTGTTACACTTAGtacgtattaaaataaaattgcagtGGCACGTtgtaaagttaaattaatggCACAGTTTCACGTTAGTTGTCAAGtataagaatattatttagtCTACCAAGAATCCTCAAAAGGTAATCGTGGCCAAAGGTGTACTGCGGACAGCTGTACCTTAATATTCGGTAATTTGGttcgatataattttttttcgcgATGTACACGTCCTTTGCCTTGCAATTACCTGCGATTGGGCTCTTTTGTAAATGTATCACTTTATTTACGATCACAATCAACACATTCACTCATAATTTTAGAAGAGTACttttaactatgtactatCGTCAGACAGACAGATATGTTTTCGCTACGTTCAAGACGATAGTATGGTAAAACTTTAGAAAAGTTGCCTGCGCAGATGCATGGATCCTCACACTTTGCAAACGTACGTAGTTGCGGGTACTGGTCATTAGGCCGCATCACTTCGTAGGTAATCACGTTTGATCCCAATCATGTTCATTCAATTAATCTAcctatctaaataaatacaacgaGCTCATTCTTACATTAATTACGAATACgtataaaaagatatatatatatacctatatatattatatatatataaatttcagtGAATTTACAAACTGTAGAGTTAATAAAGCTTCGTTAAAGACCATTCATTAACACTTATGCgatgaaattatttgataACTTCAGCGTGAAGGTATAAAGTTCATTTAATCAGACTCTGAGGTCTCGTAGGTGGTCGCGGACGCATCACCGCCGTCACTGGAATGTGCGGGCGAGGGTGCGGCCGCGAGGTCTGCCTGCTAGAGCGGCGCGTGCGAGTGCGGTTCGTGGTGGTGCGCCGGGCCACCACCGCCGCGCTCCCTTTTCAGCCGCTGCTTCAAATGCACTTTAGCGTGTCGCTTCTTTTCATCTGAACGCGCAAATTTGCGGCCGCAAACATCGCATGCGAAGGGCTTTTCTCCCGTATGGGTCCGCACATGGGTCGTCAAATGATCCGACCTGCTGAAGGAACGCATACATATGCGACACTGGAACGGCTTCTGTCCGGTGTGAATGCGAATGTGCCGCGTTAATTCGTCAGACCGTGAGAATCGGCGATCGCAACCGTCGACAGGACACGCGTATGGTCGTTCATGGACGGGCGTTTTGCTCGGCCTGTTAGGATATTTCCGCGGCTTCACAGCGACTAGCCTCAATGGTTGCGTGCTTTGCTGGTACACTTGCGATAGGATTTCGTGTCCTTTGCTCGTTGAAGGGTTGTACTCTGCGAGTTGCACTGGTGCTCCACTCGGGCTCGGATAGGGCTCGCGTTTTGGCAAACCGGAAGGCCCAGGTGTGGGTTGCGGTGCACTCGCGTATTCTTGAGACTCCCAAGAGTGTTGCGGTTGCGGCTGAGGTGGCGGCGGTCTGTATTCGCAGTGTTGAGGCGCCGGGCATGCCTGCGGCTGCGGACAGTAAGAAGGCTGGCACTCGGGCGGGAGTAGTTCAACGCGTTCCTCATAGTCTTGttgaaagtatttttcaacGCCTCCAGCTCCGGGGGCCGAAGGGATCAGCCACTGCAGAGGCGGTGAAGGGGCACGTTTAGTAGTGCCGGTAGATGGGCCATACAATGAAGCACTCGCGCTCGACGCATTACTGGCATCCTCTGCGCGTGCGCCGGGCGACAGCGATGCTTCATGCTTGTGTCGCCTAGGGGAGCACCCCAATGATAGTTCATCACCAGGTAATGTACCTGAAACAAGAATATGTATCTTATGAATACCGgcgcataaaactttaattataagGTCCCAATGttgttattcaaaatttaagtaCAAATGCCCGGGCAGGAATTTGAATTGAACAGGAAGGCGTGTAATTTCTGATTTACGTAGGTACTTGACGGTAGGTTTATGACGAATCGAGTGAATTGCATTGAATAAAGTTAACTACGATATTATTTGAATGTATAAGTAATATACGTAATACAACAAAATTGAAGCAATTAATAAATTCGTTAAACGAACTAAGTAGAAATTTGTAgtctacatttttttaaatctgggGCAGAATGCCTCATATTTAGTTAGTCTTTTTGTATACTTGGCATACAGTAGGCAGGTAGATAGTAGTTACATTACACATTCCCATGGAGTTCCactgattaattataatacattgCAACAGTAAATTAACAACAGAACTTTAGCAATAGTTAGGTTGTAAATTTTTTGGACATTGTAACAAATATAAGGGTTCTCTATTGAAGATACATTAGAATAATATACAAATCTTAACAATTTAgttcaatttacaaaaaaatctaaaagatttaaatgtttttattaggcGTTAATGTTGTTCATAATATTAGCTTGTAACCGGAAGTCAATGGAGGTCCTGGCACGATAAGCTGTCCCGGACGCTGATACCGTATCGTAATTACCTATCTGTTCATGGACATACGTATTGCGAGATCAGAAAAATCATGTTCTGCAAAAtgtctgtaaaaaatatgaatacatacatatagtcacgtctatataaattcggggtatacagagcgaacaatcttgaaaatagtgacaggttgcttcaAAAAATTTCAGAGAAACATTTTGATAAATCCGTAATTGAAAATCGACgcaactttaaaataaatagttccttccgtttttatataaaaactatcttCCTTTTCCTGTAAGCTaaactaagtattttttataaagatgttCAAATATGCTCTATACAAACTTTTTTCAAGCTATATTAAAGTATGTTCCTAAGTACTAAATACCCTTTTCTTTAAAACTGCCTattttacattacaattaagaggcattataaaaacaaaaaaaatattaattttttatgcataggtaccaatatttttttttatattctaattattaaattttcataaagaaatgCGCCacactgataaaaaaaaggaaaatatttttcgatCATTATATAGATacgtaattaaatttactgcGATATTAGATATGAAAAATCCCCCGAAATGTCAAATGCAAGTTTTTACAAGTTAATGTCAAGATACATAGGTATGtctgaaatttatatattttttttcattagttCTACTTCTAGTATATTTACCCGTTTAAAACCTTTTGTAGGTGTCAGCACAATTTGCACTACTTCACCTGAATTAACGAATTGCTATCAGATTGACTGAATTTAAAAACCGACGGCAAAAGTACACTGAAGCTCCAGGCGGCTTCTGTATCGATCCGACCATATGACGCGGGGCGGTGAACTTTCCATTTCACTTTATCAACGAACACTCAATCTTAGAACCAACAAGTGGAGTGAAATCGTGGTAATGAAATTTAACTAGGAGTGCACTTAAAATCGCGAAGGACGGTTGTACGagaaagtatgtttatttacaacGTTATCAATGAATTGCGCGGCGCGATCCATTCCCGCCTACGGATCCCGGCGGCGCAGTGTGCAAACCCGCGGGAGCGGTATAGGGCACGAAGTCGACGGAGCGTAAGCGCACCTGATATAGGTGGTGGTTCCAAAAGGCTCGGGAAGAAGGCGGGCAGATCCGAAGTGGTGACTGGCGTGTTGAGGTCGGCGGGCGTACCACCTGGGGTGAGCGCCGGCGCAGGCTTCAGAGCACAGTCGAATCCTAGGGCTCCCATGTCGGCTAAGGAGAGCAGGTGCGGGCCGGTCGGGGGCTCCGCGTCCGTGCCCATCCCGTCCGGCACGACCTGCTCCTCGGCCCACTGGCCGAACGGAATCACGTACAACGCCAGCGTGAAGACGGCCTCTCGCGCGGCCGGTGCGAAGGGGACTGGCGCCGCGCGACCCCGCGTCGCAGTTTTATCAATGGAGCCGCAGTCCCATATTCGGTAGCGGCGCGCGCATCTCCGCCAATCGCGCTGCGAGTTGCCCCCCCGAGGCTGACGTCACCGCCTGACGCCGCCcaccgcccgcgccgccccgccgccgcccgccgccccCCGGGCGTCTGCGAAGCCTCCATCTCCTCGGTTCTCGAGGCCACCTTGCTCGCGCCCGCTCCATTCAATAGCGCGTGCCAGCCTCCCAAACTTGCTTGTTTGCATATATTCTAATgtactttttttcttcaatattaTTGACAGACACTGATAATATTCTTTGATTTATGATTTACGGCGATCGAGATTAGTATGTGTTATGTTTAATTACAGTTATAACGTCCTCTTTAAAGTGTAATAGGGACAGGTCCGCTTAACTTTGAAAGTTGCAGTAAGCAGTTGCAAATTAAAATGTGGGAAATATCTTCGGAGgacttaaaatgtattttctttagtTCAACATAAGTGCTATTCAGTGCgtacaaattttttataataaataagatgtAGTTTGATGTatgattaaatcaaattagtGCATTGTTAGGTAAGTGTTGGTTTACAATAATGGCTTACTCGGCGTAAGATAGCGAGTGGACGCCTATGTAGCCTTGACAAAATCAGACTAATATTACAATGGTCaacaagtacctacctacttttattATGTGTTCCAACTTTGttggaaatattatattatactgtaGGTATCTACACTTAGtcggcaaataaataaatatgaatatcttctatcatgaaatttttatctctatttaaattattcaatacCTCCGGAACATCAAGCTTCTGCACAAGGTCTCGCAACCTTAATAAATTCCAAAATCCCTTTATGCCTAAATCGTTTTCTATGAAACCTCCCAAAAGTAAAAAGTTCTTGGAAACCTTTCTGAGATAATATATCACTGAGGTACCTATATCTGGGATAGAAACACTCTACAACATTTCAACATTAGATGCTTGTCCAAGaacattaaacaaatattggcAAAACTAACAACGGCGATTTTGATTCCAACTGGAATTTAACCCGGAGCGACAGCTGGTAAACATGGCCGTAACGTAAAGATGtgaaatgtaggtatattaaaaattaaacctgAAAAACATGATCCTAAATCGTCATGAAACACTTGTCATTTCTCGGTCGTTTATATAATCAAGATACTTAATAGGAGCCGGTATTAATTTGCGTGTAAACCTTTTTTGACACAATAATTCAAGACAACTATCGCCTTTGTAAAACAAGTTAAGAATTTCGTGTATGACacatttttgttgttttttttttcaatattatactGCTTGTGACTTATGGGTCATGGCTGCCTCAATTATTCTCTAATGTTTTGGCTTGTCTGACTCCTGTAAATGATACCTCTATTTTCCCAGCCATTCATAGATTTTCAACATTCCATAGCTTTCTTGGCTTTCCTCGGTGTCTTTACTGTTGTTGCGATCATGCCTTATCATCGCAGcctttgtaatttgtaaaatcTCGCAATATTTCTGTCTGATTAGTTTCCTCAAGTTCGTGTTTCaataacatgttttttaaacctttataattattcttGTCTGTGTTGTGCAAGCATTCGAGTTAGATATCAGAGATAACTATGCAATTCCACCTAGGTACTCTTGTAAGATCCCAAAGATGTTGAGAGTGCAACACGACACATGGATGAAGGGGAGAG
Above is a window of Amyelois transitella isolate CPQ chromosome 8, ilAmyTran1.1, whole genome shotgun sequence DNA encoding:
- the LOC106135458 gene encoding early growth response protein 3 isoform X1, translated to MLSVIAMRRPEDEELGGRGDGDEFVDISQMQLLVEAGPSGLHYGGPPPPLAQPQPYAQPPAHSANSGTSNASVDDLFAIYFNPSSHGEHFLGTLPGDELSLGCSPRRHKHEASLSPGARAEDASNASSASASLYGPSTGTTKRAPSPPLQWLIPSAPGAGGVEKYFQQDYEERVELLPPECQPSYCPQPQACPAPQHCEYRPPPPQPQPQHSWESQEYASAPQPTPGPSGLPKREPYPSPSGAPVQLAEYNPSTSKGHEILSQVYQQSTQPLRLVAVKPRKYPNRPSKTPVHERPYACPVDGCDRRFSRSDELTRHIRIHTGQKPFQCRICMRSFSRSDHLTTHVRTHTGEKPFACDVCGRKFARSDEKKRHAKVHLKQRLKRERGGGGPAHHHEPHSHAPL
- the LOC106135458 gene encoding early growth response protein 3 isoform X2 — encoded protein: MGTDAEPPTGPHLLSLADMGALGFDCALKPAPALTPGGTPADLNTPVTTSDLPAFFPSLLEPPPISGTLPGDELSLGCSPRRHKHEASLSPGARAEDASNASSASASLYGPSTGTTKRAPSPPLQWLIPSAPGAGGVEKYFQQDYEERVELLPPECQPSYCPQPQACPAPQHCEYRPPPPQPQPQHSWESQEYASAPQPTPGPSGLPKREPYPSPSGAPVQLAEYNPSTSKGHEILSQVYQQSTQPLRLVAVKPRKYPNRPSKTPVHERPYACPVDGCDRRFSRSDELTRHIRIHTGQKPFQCRICMRSFSRSDHLTTHVRTHTGEKPFACDVCGRKFARSDEKKRHAKVHLKQRLKRERGGGGPAHHHEPHSHAPL